From the genome of bacterium:
CACTGCAGTTTCTTCGGGGATGGTTAAATTCCGGACAGCGACAGTTTTTTTTGCAGTGTTTGTAATACTTGGCGCAGTAATTGGAGGTGCGCCAGGGATTAAAACACTTGGAGGACTTACAAGTCAAAATATAAATACAGCTTTTGTTATTTCAGTGGCGTCAGCTGTTGCAGTAACCTTATTAACAATGTTAAAACTTCCTGCTTCTGTCTCTCAGGCAGTTGTGGGAGCAATACTCGGTATTGGAATTTTACAAAAACAGATCAATTTTGCTGGATTACAGAAGGTTGTAATCTGCTGGATATGCACACCTGTTGGCGCTGCTGTTATATCAGTTTTTCTGTATTTAATTTTGAGCCGGATACTAAGAAGAATAACAATACACTTTCTCGATTTTGACCGCATTGTGCGCATTTTACTAATAATATCAGGCGCGTATGGGGCTTATGCTCTTGGAGCGAACAATGTTGCAAATATAACAGGTGTTTATTATCAAGCTGGAATACTTACGCCATTTTTGGCTTCA
Proteins encoded in this window:
- a CDS encoding inorganic phosphate transporter; translation: MFLFSLSYLKLLGGIYLGWSLGANNTANVFGTAVSSGMVKFRTATVFFAVFVILGAVIGGAPGIKTLGGLTSQNINTAFVISVASAVAVTLLTMLKLPASVSQAVVGAILGIGILQKQINFAGLQKVVICWICTPVGAAVISVFLYLILSRILRRITIHFLDFDRIVRILLIISGAYGAYALGANNVANITGVYYQAGILTPFLASLIGSISIALGAVTYSRNVMMTVGKSVIPLNSFCALVVVLSEAITVDIFAHIGVPVSTGQAVIGGVIGVGIIRNVNAINFKALYKIFSGWVVTPVISCVLSYMLYKIFYM